The following are from one region of the Kiritimatiellia bacterium genome:
- a CDS encoding glycosyltransferase, with translation MSRVDQLLDGFVPGDAISQEALAVRAHLRHLGFDSEIFAVPQRISPDGLAECRPVTDIETRRPDAVILHYAIASPAADVWRAGAFRRLLLYHNITPSEWFRPYDAALSAQLQSGRRALPDLVSAAHAMAAVSSFNANELRAVGADRVRLLPLVSAAEPLPPPDPSMTARLGDGFTNLLHIGRLAPNKCLEELIEGFVWYQRGFNPRSRLILAGSDRACPRYAALLRMLLVEYKAENVWLAGYLTEAQLSAALSAASLVISVSRHEGFCAPLVTAARAGVPVLARAIGGVPEAVGPAALLFDEASPRELAALIHIATTDAAVRSAIAAGQRQRLAQLHRRDVATELLNWLADAGLAVSKRHAP, from the coding sequence GTGAGCCGTGTCGATCAGCTCCTCGACGGTTTCGTGCCGGGCGACGCAATCTCGCAGGAAGCGCTCGCCGTCCGCGCCCACCTTCGGCATCTGGGCTTCGATTCTGAAATCTTTGCCGTGCCGCAGAGAATCTCCCCTGACGGCCTCGCCGAATGCCGACCAGTGACCGACATCGAAACGCGCCGCCCCGATGCGGTGATTCTGCACTACGCGATCGCCTCGCCCGCCGCCGACGTGTGGCGCGCCGGCGCATTCCGCCGGCTGCTGCTCTACCACAACATCACCCCGTCGGAATGGTTCCGACCGTACGACGCGGCGCTCAGCGCGCAGCTCCAAAGCGGGCGCCGCGCATTGCCCGACCTTGTCAGCGCGGCGCACGCGATGGCCGCGGTCTCGTCCTTCAACGCCAACGAGCTGCGCGCGGTCGGCGCCGATCGCGTCCGCTTGCTGCCGCTGGTCTCCGCCGCAGAACCACTTCCACCGCCGGACCCGTCGATGACCGCGCGGCTGGGCGACGGCTTCACGAATCTGCTGCACATCGGCCGGCTGGCGCCGAACAAATGTCTCGAAGAACTGATCGAGGGGTTTGTATGGTATCAGCGCGGTTTTAACCCCCGCAGCCGGCTGATCCTGGCCGGTTCCGACCGCGCCTGCCCGCGCTACGCCGCGCTGCTCCGCATGTTGCTGGTTGAGTACAAGGCCGAGAACGTGTGGCTGGCCGGCTACCTGACTGAGGCGCAACTGTCCGCGGCGCTGTCCGCCGCATCGCTGGTCATCAGCGTCAGCCGTCACGAGGGCTTCTGCGCCCCGCTGGTCACCGCCGCCCGCGCCGGTGTGCCGGTGCTCGCCCGCGCGATCGGTGGCGTCCCCGAGGCGGTGGGACCGGCAGCGTTGCTCTTCGACGAAGCTTCTCCACGCGAACTCGCCGCTCTGATCCACATCGCCACCACGGATGCCGCGGTTCGGTCGGCAATCGCCGCCGGCCAGCGCCAACGACTCGCCCAGCTTCATCGCCGCGACGTCGCCACCGAACTCCTCAATTGGTTGGCCGATGCCGGACTGGCCGTGAGCAAGCGCCACGCGCCGTAG